Sequence from the Microplitis demolitor isolate Queensland-Clemson2020A chromosome 7, iyMicDemo2.1a, whole genome shotgun sequence genome:
atttaaaatttgtctaaaGTCTGCTACATTTATACTCATATTCACCTAAAAGTGattgaatggaaaaaaaaaatgtcattatttGCCTCCTATCCCTCAAAAGTTAAACTTATGGAgcgataataacaaaaaatattgtacgtCATTCGGCCGTTTAGTGGCGATTTTGACAACgactttttttcgatattcgCTTTAATGTTAGTGACGCGAATGTTCGAAAACGAGCGTAAATTTCCGTTAAAATTACGCCCGTTTCGAAGTTTCCCGCCACAAACCTTAAGCTCATATCGAAATATCGTCGCTGTCAGAAAACTGCAACTTCACAGCCTTATGACGTAAATATCTATTAcagctaaataatttatttttaatgcaccagataaatttaaaataataagtgaAAATTTCTGATCCAGTTAAAGTTattggtaaaaattatttaccactttATGCATTTACTTTATACAGGACTGCGAGTTGACAGTATGAACTTGTgagctttaaatttttcattgcccACAACTAAAATAACGTCACTGTTTATTTTACTGTCATAGAGTTCTTTAAGATCATCAGTTATTTTACGCTGTCGTTTTTGCAACGGATAATCagtattaaatgatttataatcgTCATAAACAGTTATACCAACACCTACAGTTAAGGTGTTATTTGGTATAAGATCATCTTTCTTTTCCAGTAACTCTTttatttcaagaaattttttcaatccgTACGCGTCATTCAAGTCGTAACTTGTATAGGAAGTCgaccgaattttttttttatcattctttttaaaaaaaaatagtgaaaactctattcttactttatttttcccATCCTTTCGACACAAATATAGTGATATCCATCCGTTTTCATCTAATAGATTCAGTTGTAAATACCATGAATCTTCATCCTTGCCATTTGCAGTAAAGTTTGATGACTTAAGCTCTACTGGACCTTCATCGTTTTTAGTAGACTCAATAAATGCTATTATTTCATGAATCTtccatttataaattactttgtgCTTTTCGGAATAGGAATCACATACAATTTCCATCTTATCCAGCAACAACGCAAATACTTGGaacgtaatttttttgattaaatttatttaaaatttagttgagtatatatttatcaatagtttattattaaaataataaatattaatctcggtgttactaaatatagattactgagataaaaaatataacaatttttgataCTTTATAACCTAAGCGTCAGAAGCTTgatcttttttatattaatttagtgTCTGTAGTTTGATTAGCGAGACTTTGCGCTTCGATTTTTTACCCCCACTATCAAGGCACAATGTCTTAGGTATTAAATTTAGGTGGTGGGggtaaaaaccaaaaatatccGAAACGCAAACTCCCGCTAATCCAACTACAATGTTAGCGCCATCTTTTGATGGGAACAAAATGTAGCGTGA
This genomic interval carries:
- the LOC103571414 gene encoding TD and POZ domain-containing protein 1-like, which translates into the protein MEIVCDSYSEKHKVIYKWKIHEIIAFIESTKNDEGPVELKSSNFTANGKDEDSWYLQLNLLDENGWISLYLCRKDGKNKKDDLIPNNTLTVGVGITVYDDYKSFNTDYPLQKRQRKITDDLKELYDSKINSDVILVVGNEKFKAHKFILSTRSPV